In one window of Haemorhous mexicanus isolate bHaeMex1 chromosome 31, bHaeMex1.pri, whole genome shotgun sequence DNA:
- the LOC132340342 gene encoding methanethiol oxidase-like, with the protein MDRCRAPCYEYPSCPDVLKAPREEVAYVTCTYRSTGIDQPDFLATVDLNPRSCHYGQVIHRLPVPNLKDELHCAGWGPACGCFDSGAASKRTKLVLPGLISSRIYVVDVGSQCRAPRICKMIEPVDVFWKCNKGYLSVTHPLPNGDVLVANTGDPAGNGKGGFVVLDGETFELKGNWENECEAPPTGYDFWYQARHNVLVSSAGMVPKVAGRGFNPDDLKKGVFGRRLNVWNLSCRSLTQCFDLGEDSLPLTVRFLHSPEAAEGYVGCALSGAIFRFYKSCERDNWAVEEVIRIPAKDVSGWIMPKMPAFIADLVISQDDRFLYVSNWLHGDIRQYELSRNCKPRLVGQVFVGGSILRGGPVTVCRDEELKCQPEPLVVKCKRVYGGPATLQLSLDGKRLYVTNSFYSTWDRQFYPSLVKEGSVMLQLDVDTDKGGLSVNKNFLVDFGKEPNGPCLAHEIRFAGGDAKSVILP; encoded by the exons atgg acaGATGCAGAGCTCCGTGCTACGAGTACCCCTCGTGCCCCGACGTGCTGAAAG ccccgagGGAGGAGGTCGCCTACGTGACCTGCACCTACAGGTCCACCGGCATCGACCAGCCCGATTTCCTGGCCACCGTGGACCTCAACCCGCGCTCCTGCCACTACGGCCAG GTGATCCACCGGCTGCCCGTGCCCAACCTCAAGGACGAGCTGCACTGCGCGGGCTGGGGCCCCGCCTGCGGCTGCTTCGACAGCGGCGCCGCGTCCAAAAGGACCAAGCTGGTCCTGCCCGGCCTCATCTCCTCCCGCATCTACGTGGTGGACGTGGGCTCCCAGTGCCGGGCGCCTCGGATCTGCAAG ATGATTGAGCCCGTGGACGTGTTCTGGAAGTGCAACAAGGGCTACCTGTCTGTCACCCACCCCCTGCCCAACGGGGACGTCCTGGTCGCCAACACGGGCGACCCCGCTGGCAACGGCAAAG GTGGCTTCGTGGTGCTGGACGGAGAGACCTTCGAGCTGAAGGGCAACTGGGAGAACGAGTGCGAGGCTCCCCCGACCGGCTACGACTTCTGGTACCAGGCCCGGCACAACGTCCTGGTCAGCTCGGCCGGGATGGTCCCCAAAGTGGCCGGGCGCGGCTTCAACCCCGATGACCTCAAGAAAG GGGTCTTCGGCCGCCGTCTGAACGTGTGGAACCTGTCGTGCCGCAGCCTCACGCAGTGCTTCGACCTGGGCGAGGATTCTCTGCCGCTGACCGTGCGCTTCCTGCACAGCCCCGAGGCCGCCGAGGGCTACGTGGGCTGCGCGCTGAGCGGGGCCATTTTCCGCTTCTACAAATCCTGCGAG AGAGACAACTGGGCCGTGGAGGAGGTGATCCGGATCCCGGCCAAGGACGTGTCGGGCTGGATCATGCCCAAGATGCCAG CCTTCATCGCCGACCTCGTCATCAGCCAGGACGACCGGTTCCTGTACGTGAGCAATTGGCTGCACGGGGACATCCGGCAGTACGAGCTGTCCAGGAACTGCAAGCCCCGGCtggtggggcag GTGTTCGTGGGGGGCAGCATCCTGCGAGGGGGCCCCGTGACCGTGTGCAGGGACGAGGAGCTCAAGTGCCAGCCCGAGCCGCTGGTGGTCAAG TGCAAGCGCGTGTACGGCGGCCCCGCCACgctgcagctgagcctggaCGGGAAGCGGCTCTACGTGACCAACTCCTTCTACAGCACCTGGGACCGGCAGTTCTACCCCAGCCTGGTCAA GGAGGGCTCGGTGATGCTGCAGCTCGACGTGGACACGGACAAGGGCGGCCTGAGCGTGAACAAGAACTTCCTGGTGGATTTCGGCAAGGAGCCCAACGGGCCGTGCCTGGCGCACGAGATTCGCTTTGCCGGCGGCGATGCCAAATCCGTGATCCTGCCCTGA